The Candidatus Margulisiibacteriota bacterium genome segment TACGAAATGCAAATAGCGAATAAGTTCTATACATCTAAGTATGATTTCGACCTGAGCATGATTCATGCTGCCGGCCATATCAACATGCGTATGCCACATTACATGTACATTAAAATTGCCACGGCTCTCAATAGTCAGCAAAAAGCGGTTAATGGAAGTAAGATTTTGTTTGTCGGAGTAGCGTATAAACCCGATATTGACGATGAGCGGGAATCACCAGCCCTGGAAATTATGGATATTACGAATCACAAAGGAGGTATAGTATCATATCATGACCCATATATCCCCTCGGTTAGAACACATAAAGGATTTACTTTTCAGTCGGTCTCATTAACCAGGGAAGAGTTAAACGAAGCCGATTGTGTTGTGCTGACCACTAATCACAAGGTGTTTGATTTGGAGTTAATTAAATCACATGCGAGGTTAATTGTGGACTTGAGGAATATGGTAAAAGAGACAAATAATAATATCTTTAAACTATAATTATGAATATTCTATCATTAATTGGTCGGAGTAAAGAACTTTTTACAGAAGATATTGCAGTTCACGAAAAGGAACTCTCAGAAGCTGTAAACTCTTCTCGATTCCTTGTTATTGGAGGTGCTGGTTCCATTGGGCAAGCTGTTACCAAAGAAATATTCAAACGAAGTCCTCAAAAACTACATGTAGTTGACATTAGCGAGAACAATGTGGTGGAACTGGTACGTGATATTCGCAGTTCATATGGCTATATTGATGGTGATTTCCAGACCTTTGCGCTTGATTGTGGGTCGAAAGAGTATGATGTGTTCTGGAATGCAGACGGTAAATACGATTACGTACTTAATCTTTCTGCATTAAAACACGTAAGAAGTGAAAAAGACCCTTACACCTTGATGAGAATGATTGATGTAAACATTTTCAATACTGAAAAAACAATTCTTCAGTCCATTGAAAAGAATGTGAAAAAGTACTTTTGCGTTTCTACTGATAAGGCTGCGAATCCTGCGAATATGATGGGTGCTTCTAAGCGAATTATGGAAATGTACCTGATGCAGCTGAGTGAGCAAATAAGTATTTCAACTGCTCGTTTTGCCAATGTGGCTTTTTCCGATGGCTCGTTGTTGCACGGATTTAATCAACGAATCCAAAAGCGACAACCTATTGTAGCACCCAACGACGTGAAACGTTACTTTGTCACACCTAAAGAATCTGGAGAGCTTTGTTTGATGTCAACTATTTTTGGGGAAAACCGAGACATTTTTTTTCCAAAATTGAACGAAAGCTTGCATCTCATTACCTTTTCAGAAATAGCCGTTCGTTATCTGAAAACGATTGGTTACGAACCCTATTTGTGTCAAACCGAAGACGAAGCGCGAGAACTAGTACATACGCTACCAGAAAAAAAACAATGGCCATGCTTATTTACACCTAGCGACACAACAGGAGAAAAAGATTTTGAAGAATTCTTTACTGATAATGAAATACTCGATATGAATCGCTTTAAAAATTTAGGAATCATTAAAAATGAAGCGGTTTTCGATGCTCAACTGAAAGAACATTTCACCAAGACAATTCAGGACTTTAAACGAACCGGCAAATGGACTAAAGAACAATTGGTTGATTTGTTTTTTGAAATGATACCTGATTTTGGATATGTGGAAAAAGGAAAATATTTAGATGCAAAAATGTAAAATTAATAAAGCATGAATAACATACTAGTAGTCTCAGCACATGCCGATGATGCTGAAATTATGGCTGGTGGCACTATTATTAAGTGGCAAAAGGAAGGCAAAAAAGTATTTGTTGTAAACTTAACTGATGGAGAGTTAATTCTGCCCAATGGGGATGTTTATAGGAGTAAAAACGATGCCAAATCAGAAGAAATGAAGGTTGCAGAGTTCATAGGTTATAAACAATATAATCTAGGGTACAAAAATCTTCACCTTGAGTTCAAGGACGATATTGTTGTGAAATTATTAGAGATTATTAATAAAAACACAATAGATACTATCATTTATCCTCATAATAAGGATGTACATCATGATCATGAGATCGCTTCAAGACTTGCAATAGCCGCAAGTCGTAGAGTTCCAAATCTATTAATGGGACAGATCAATTATTTTTTAAATGATTTTTTTACACCTAATGTGTTTGTTGATATAAGTGATACTTGGGATAAAAAAATTGAAGCATTAAGTATATATAAAAGTCAATGGCGAGATGATTGGTATGAATTTCTGGATGCGACATCAACATATTATGGAAAAATAATAGGTGTGAAACGGGCAGAGGGATTCTATTCTTCCAAATTAAAGTTATAATGTAAAGAAAAAGTGAATAGTTTTGCAACAGGTTGATGCAAAAAATGAGAAATATGATAATCATAAATATATGATTTCGATAATAAACAGGTTTAAAGAAATCAATAAATACTGGAGAAATTTCTCATTATATCTTTTCTCCAGTGTGCTGTCATCAGTTGTTGGGGTTTTAATCAGTCCATTTTTAGCCAAAAATCTTTCTCCTGAAGATTTTGCGGTAATAGGCTTTTACTCTTCTTTTATATCGTTGGTACAACCTGTTTTAAACTTTTCATTTATAGCATATTATTTACGTGTATTTTTTAAGATAAAAGAAGAGGATCGTGATAAGGTAACCGATACAATTGTGATTTCTTTATCTATAGTTGGAGTTCTATCATTAATCAGTTTGCTGATTCTATTTTACTTTTTTCAAAAGGCTATTGGTTCCTCCTTCGAATATTTTCCATATGCATTTCTATGTTTTGGACAAGTTTTTTTTAGTAACTTCCTATTACTGTATCAGGTAAATTGCAGGATGACAAGAAATGCTAAAGCATATGCTAAAGTAACTATTTCAAACGCATTGTTTGCATCTTTACTTGCAGTGCTCTTTGTAGTATGGTTTAAGTGGGGAGCTGTCGGTAAGTTCGCAGCAACATTAATAGTTTCATTTATTGTTGCAATATATAGTATTGGAAACTTGTCAACAAAGTTTCAATTTGACAAAAGGATTTTTTTTGAAGCGTTAAAATTCGGATGGCCAATTTCATTATCAGCTATTTTAAACTATCTACTGACAGGAATTGATCGTTCAATGTTGCTTAAATTAAATGACACGCTAAATTATGCGTTATATTCGATCGCTTTAAGTACGGTAAATTATCTTTCTATTTTTTATACGGCCCTATACCAGACGTTTGAGCCGGATTTATATCAGGCCGTTGCGGAAAATAATACAAAAAAAGTTATCAAGCTTGTCATGATGATTGTTTTGTTGACAACAATAATTGTTGTTTTGTTTATATTATTTGCCAAACCGATTCTATTTATACTAACCTATAATCGTTATACAGACGCTTATATATTTGCTAGAATATTGTCAATAAATGCAATAATAACTGTATTATATATTTTTAGTTCAAATATTTTAATTGCATACGGATATCCTAAAGTAGAATTGACTAACAAAGCTGTAAGTGCAATTGTAATTATTGTGATGTATTACTTCTCAATTCAGTATTTTGGGTTTATAGGTAGTGCTTGGGTATATGTTTTCTCGTTTGTACCATTAATTATTCTGAACATAGGATATGTTTGGTTTAAGTTGAAAAAAAATACAGATAATAAAAGAACATTATATGGATAAAAATATTAGAGTCGTTTGGATTTGTCATTTTTCTAATAAAGAAATCAGGAGCAAAATTCCCCTATCCAAAAGAAAACTTATTAATACATTGAGAACGTTTTTAGGTCGTTCAGCATATAAGTACAATGATTTTGCTCCATGGATTACGAATCAGATAAAGGAGTTTGAAAAATTTAAAAACATTGAACTCCATGTAATTGCTCCAATGTCAGGGATGAAACCCCTTCTTTATAATTTTAAAATGAGAGGTGTGTTTTATCATTTCTTTAAACCGGATTTACCTTTTATTCATATGACTATTCCTGCAAAAGGAAAATTTCAATCAATGTTTTTAAAAAACAGATTTATGGTGAACAGGTTAATCAAAAGAATCAAACCCGATATTGTCAATTTGATTGGGACAGAGAATCCTTATTATTCGATAACAGCTCTTGACATCAAAGGAATCCCCGTTTATGTGTCTGCTCAGACTGTTTTTTCTAACCCGATAAGATATCAGTACAGTAATTATATTCCTCAGTTGAATTGGGAATTAGAATTAAAAATCCATGCTAAAATACGATATTATGGTTGTCAGGGAAGAATGCACAGGGATTTGATAATACAGCACAATCCGGAAGCCATAATAATGAAAAATATTTTCCCTATTGAAATTCCGAAACAAATAAAACAATGCCCTAAAAAATACGATTATGTGTTCTTTGCAGGACTAGCTAAACAAAAGGGAGTTGAAGATTTGATTGAAGCATTAAGTTTGGTGAAGAAATATAAGTCAGATGTTACATTAAATATTGTTGGTACATGCCAACAAGATTATAAAAATGAATTAATCTCGAAAATCAATGCATTGGAACTTACAGAAAATATAATTTTTGATGATTATTTTCCTGTTCATTCTGACATGCATCAGCACATTGTTCAATCCCGCATAGCTGTATTACCCGTTAAAATAGACATAATTCCCAGCTCTGTGATTGAGGCTATTCTTCTGGGTTTGCCGGTAATCACCTATAAGACAAGTGGTACCCCTTTTCTAAACAAAGATGGTCAGTCTGTTTTATTGGGAGAAATAGGGGACATTGAAACCTTATCAGTAAACATGATAAACTTATTGAACAATCCCGGACTTTCAGAAAGTATAACTGAAAATGCAAAAAGAATTGTTGAGAAAGAGTTTAATAATACATTATCGTCTAAAAGAATTGTAGATAATTATTATGCAGTTATTAATCACTATTTTCATGGAGTACCAATACCTGAGAATTTATTGTTTAACTTGGAGGAGTTCCCTCATTATTAATAATTTATATGAGTATGTTTAAGATTCTAGTTTCAGACATAATTAATTTTCTGGGAGATCATATTATTCAGGTTAAGGGTTCATTTGAAAATAGGGCAGTTGCTTATATTAAACCTATTGAAGAAACGGACGAGTATACATTGGACTGGATAAATTCATCGCATATAAACAAGCAAGAAATTGCAGAGAACTCACTTGCCAGAGTTATTATTTGTGATCCATCTATAACCTATTCTCCAAATCTATTGGATGCTGGTAAAGTGTTAATTCAAGTAGATAATCCCCGTCTTGTCATTTCTATGGTTGCGAATAAGTTCTTTTCTGTAAAACCTGAGATAGGGATAAGTAAAAATACGACCATTCATCCTGAGGCCCGGATAGCGTCATCAGTATCTATTGACAGCTATTGCGTTGTAGGGAAATGTGTCATCGGGGAAAATACTATTATCCATGCTAATGTAACAATCTATGATAATGTTATTATTGGAGATAATTGTTTGATTCATGCTGGTACCGTAATTGGAACAGACGGTCTTGGTTGTAATAGGCTGAAAGATGGTACATTAGTTAAATTCCCTCATTTTGGAGGAGTGGAAATAGGAAATGATGTGGAAATTGGAGCAAACTGTCAAATCGCTCGTGGTGCTTTATCGAATACGATAATCGGAGATGGGTCCAAATTGAATGGATTGTGTTTTATTGCTCACAATTGTGTGTTAGGTAAGAATGTATGGATAACGGGGAATACAATGTTAGCTGGTTCAGTAAAGGTAAAAGATAATGTTACAATATACTCTGGAGTGATTATACGAGAACAACGAACAATAGGGAAAGAATCAGTTATAGGGATGGGGTCAGTTGTTACAAAAGATATCCCTGATAATGAAGTCTGGTTTGGAAGTCCTGCAAAAAACAGTAAATTATGAAAAAAGAATTATTTAGTTTGTGCGTAAATTCATCTGACTCAATAATATCTGTGTTAAAAAAGATGGATTTAACGAAACGTAAACTACTAATTGTAATTAATAATTTTAAATATTATAGCCTAATAAGCATCGGAGATATTCAAAGAGCTATAATAAACAATATCGATTTGAATCAATCGGTTTCGACAATCTTAAGAGAAAATGTTAAAGTAGCACATTCATCTGATGATTTGTCTGAGATTAAACGGACAATGTTAAAAAGACGTAATGAGTTTATGCCGATTATAAATGAGGATAATGATATTGTTGATGTTATTTTATGGGATACTCTATTTTCAGAGAAACACAATATCTCTGTCGATAAATTAAATTTACCGGTTGTAATTATGGCAGGAGGTAAAGGTACCCGTTTAGCCCCTTTAACAAATGTTCTACCCAAACCATTAATTCCAATAGGTGATAAAACAATTATTGAGAATATAATGGATAGATTTGTTGGAAGTGGATGTTCAGAGTTCTACATTTCTCTGAATTACAAAGCAGATATGATTAAATACTATTTTGAATCAATTAATAATTTAAATTATCGAATTCATTATTTTCAGGAAAGAAAACCTTTAGGGACAGCGGGCAGTTTACATTTATTAAAAGAGAAAATAGCAACCACTTTTTTTGTCTCGAATTGTGACATTATAGTTGATCAGGATTATGCCGAAGTATTACGTTATCATAGGGAGAACAAAAATGAGTTAACCATGGTTGCTGCAATCAAAGATATGGAGATTCCTTATGGAACAATTCAGACAAAAGAAAATGGTTTAGTTGATTATATAACAGAAAAGCCTGTTTATAATTTTAAAATTAACACAGGTCTTTATATATTGGAACCTCATCTGATAAAAGAAATTCCAATTGGCACCTTCTTTCATATTACGAATTTAATAGAGAAACTATACAAGGAAAATAGAAGAGTTGGTGTATTCCCAATTAGTGAAGGATCGTGGATAGATATTGGGAATTGGGATGAATATTTAAAAAGTTTTCGTTCACCTGATAACGATATAATATGTTAGTTACGTTTGTTGTTGGAGTTGTTGTCGTATTTCTTGCTTATCTGGTTTCATTAACAAGAAATCCCAGGTATCTATTTGTGTCATTCATAATATTATTCTTTTACCTAGCATTAAGATATGACTTTGGTAATGATTATATGAATTATTATAATATATTTGATGATATTAAAAGAAGTAATTGGTCTGAGGTTTACCGTTTGGCTAATGTCAATCAATTTGGACAAACAATGGAATTCGGGTATATTTATTTAAACAAGGTGTTTTCTTCATTTACGAACTTCTACTTTTTCATTGCTTTTCAGAGTTTTATATTTTGTATTGTATATTATCAATTAATTGTTAAACATGTGAACTATAAATATCTTTGGTTATCGTTGTTTATTTTAATTTTTCATACTTCCTTGCTTGTAAGAAATATTTCTGGTTTAAGACAAGCGTTAGCAATTTTTTCGTTTATTTATGCAATTCAATATTTAATAAATAGAGATATTCTTAGATATTCATTATTCATAATTATTGCTATTCTTTTTCATTATAGTGCAGTGTTATTATTTCCACTTTATTTTGTGATTTCGAATAAACGTATTTCAAGAACTGAGCCGATAATATACTTAGGATTGTATTTTATAGTGTTATTTTTTGGGGAAATTTTATTAACACCAATTGAATATATAGTAATCAATTTTTTACCAAAATACAATTTTTATATTCAAGATAAAGAGGCTAATACAATTTCTTCCGGTTTTGGATTAATTGCAAATACAATTTTATATGTAATTATATTATTTAAGGCAAAAAAAGACAATCCTGCTGATCGAGTATTCTATCGACTAGCAGCTGTATTTATGATAATTTCTCCAATTTCTTTAATAATTATAAATTTAGCTCGTTTGTCACTTTATTTTGCTCCAGCTTTAATTGTGGTAATACCAAATATGATGATAAAAAGGAGTTCGATCTTAATAAAAAGGGTTGCATTAGTAATGGCAATTTTTTTATATATGTTAGGTGCATATAGGCATTATACCGGAGAAATAACAGTAGAAAAAAATTACCATTATAAGACAATATTATCCTCTATATAAAATATTAAAATGAAAATTGGTTTTAACATAAATATTTCTTTTCCGAGCGGTGGTGCAACAACAAACAGAGTTTTCACTTTAGCAAAAGGGTTAGAAGAACAAGGCAACATAATAAAAGTATATTGTTTACGTCCAACAGAGAATAAAAACAATAGACTAAACAAAAACAAAAAAGGAAATTATAATAATATTAATTATCATTATACTCCGTTTTCAATTTTCAGGTCAAAAAACAAGTTCATTCGGGGAATATGGGTGTTTTCTGGTTTCCTTAATTTTCTTTTTCTTTTTCTTTATGATTCAAGAAAAATGAAATATGATTACATTATTTCATCTACCTCTAACATCGTTTCAAATCTAGTTATAAAGACGATGTGTAAATTAACAAAAACAAAATTTATATTAGCTATTGATGAATATCCACATGTAGTCAGGACTCCCCGGAAATACCCAAATTGGTTTAACAAATTCTATATAAAATGGTTTCATCTGTTTTTTGACGCTTATATTGTGATGACATCTGTTCTGATCAAATATTATAAACAGTATTCAAAATTAGAAGCAGCCTTCATTCATGTCCCAATGACTGTTGAAATGGAACGCTTTGAGAAGAAACCCTCTATTCCTTCTGAACTCGTAAATATTAAATATATAGCCTATTGCGGAAGTCTTGGACAAAATGACAAAGATGGTGTCCCGATACTAATCAAAGCTTTCGCAAAAGTAAAAGAGAAATTAAATAACGAAGAACGTAATCTGAAATTAGTCATTATTGGCTCTGTTAGTTCAGAGAAGGATAGAATAAAAGAAGATGAATTAAAGCAATTAGTGAGTGAATTAGGTGTCAAGAATGATGTAATATTCACCGGGAAAATTCACAAAGATGAGATGCCTAATTATTTGTGTAATGCTTATGCATTGTGCTTGGCCCGTCCCAACAATATTCAGGCACAGGGAGGATTCCCGACAAAGCTTGGTGAGTATTTGGCAACTGGCAATCCGGTGGTTGTAACAAGTGTTGGAGAAATACCTGTTTATTTAGATGAAAAATCAGCATATATAGCAGAACCTGATTCAGTTGAAGATTTTGCAAACAAACTATACAAATGTTTAGGTGATCCTGAAGCATCTATTATTGGAGAAAAAGGTAAAGAAATAGCTAATAAAAATTTTAATTATAAAACACAAGGATTTAATTTGCACAATTTTTTATTAAAACTAAATAAATGACACAAAAAATATTAACCTCCCCATCATCAATGGGAGAAGTAGGACCACAACCATTTGATATTTTAAAAGAAAATGGATTTGAAATAATCAACAATCCTTATGGCAGGAAATTGACTGAAGATGAAGTCATCGAACTTGCACAAGGTTGTGTTGGAATTGTTGCAGGAGTTGAGCCGCTAACTCCAAGAGTGATGGACGCATTACCTGATTTGAAGTGTATTAGCAGGGTTGGTGTTGGGATGGATAATGTTGACATTGAGTATGCGAAACAAAAAGGAATAATGGTTGTAAATACCCCTGATGGACCAACCAGAGGCGTCGCTGAATTGACTTTGGGTATGACGCTATCACTTTTAAGAAGAATTCCTCAGGCGGATGCTGCAATAAAAAACAAGCAATGGAAAAAGCAGATCGGAAACCTGATTTATGAGAAGCAGGTTGGTGTAATCGGCTTAGGAAGAATTGGGAAAATGGTTGCCGGACTGTTTCGTGGTATTGGGAACCCGGTTATTGGATTTGATTTATACCCTGACGAACAATGGGCTACTGAAAACAGTGTCAATTTGAATTCTTTTGAGAATGTCCTAAAAATGGCAGATATCATCACCTTGCACATACCAGGCAACAAAGATAAATCACCGGTGATTGGAAGAAAAGAATTAAGTATGATGAAAAAAGGAGCATTTATTATAAACATTTCGAGAGGGGGAGTTGTTGATGAAGAAGCATTATATGACGCTCTGAAAAATGGTCATCTGGCAGGAGCAGCAATTGATGTGTTTACAAAGGAGCCTTATAACGGATCTTTGTGTGATCTTGACAATGTCGTACTGACACCTCACTTAGGATCATATGCCCGTGAGGGTAAGTTGCAGATGGAAATTGATGCTGTACTGAATTTAATAAACGTATTAAAGCAATATTGAGATGGATAATTATAAAGTAGGTATTATTGGCTATGGTCGTATGGGCAGAATACGTCACCAGGCTATTGATGAAGTTGGAGGTGCAGAAGTTATTGCTATATCTGAGCCATCGATTGGAAACTCTTTTAAAGCAATTCCAAATTTGACACATGATGAAATCATTCATCACCCGGATATAAATTCTATAATAATATGTACACCTAACTTTCTTAACCAAAAACTTACCATTCAATCATTACTTGCCGGAAAGAATGTTTTTTGTGAAAAGCCTCCATGTTTTACAGCTAAGGAAATGAAAGAAGTAATTCAGGCAGAGAAAAAAAGTGGTGGAAAATTAATGTACGGATTTAATCACAGACACCACGATAGTATAATGAATATGAAAGAGATCATACAAAACAAAGAGTATGGTCGTGTTTTGTGGATGCGTGGCCGTTATGGAAAGAGTGTAACTGGGGATTATTTTAATGAATGGAGAGCAAAAAAAGAATTAGCAGGCGGTGGTATTTTAATCGATCAAGGTATCCACATGCTTGATTTATTTTTGTATCTTGGCGGTGATTTTGACTCAGTTAAAGCAGAAGTATCAAATCTATTCTGGAATCTCGAAGTAGAAGATAATGCTTTTGCTATTTTGAAAAACAAAAAAACCGGGATGGTGGCAAGTTTACATTCAACCATGACTCAATGGAGACATTTATTCTCACTGGAAATATTCATGGAAAAAGGATATATGGTATTGAATGGTCTCATTACATCAACTATGTCATATGGGGAAGAAGTGTTGTCTATTGCAAAAAACCGGTCAACAGCTCCAGCTGCAACTTGGAAAGATGAGATTAAAACGCAATACTCCAACAATAACAGTTGGAGATATGAAATGGAACATTTTTTTAACGCGATTAAAAATGACACAAACATTGAAATCGGTAATTCAACAGATGCACTTAAATTGATGAAAATTATTGATAAGATTTATGAACAAAAAGACTTTTAACAACTACAATATGGATAGAACCAATACTTTAAAGCTGTTTTTTGAAGATTATAGAACAAGACTTAACAGATTGTTAGACTTGGTTGATATGAATGAATTAGAAAAAGTCATTAATATCATGGTAAAAACTTTCAAAAGTGGGAATACATTATATGTTTGTGGAAATGGGGGGAGTGCAGCAACTGCATCCCACATACAAGCGGATTTCAGTTTCTTCGTGCGATATTTTACAAAGTTCAGACCCAAAGTCAGAGCGTTGACTGATAACATTCCAATGATTACTGCCGTAGGGAATGACACGACTTTTGATGATATTTTTACAGAACAACTAAAAGGTCACTTCCAAAAGGGAGATGCAATTATATGTATCTCAGCCAGTGGGAATTCAGAGAATGTTGTTCGTGCAGCACAATATGCTAATGAACATGGTGGGACATCTATTGGATTCATCGGGTTCACTGGAGGTAAGTTAAAAGAAGTGTGCAGTTGTTCACTTTATACAGAAAATCCAAAAGGGGATTATGGCCCGATTGAAGATTTACACATGATTTATGATCATTTGATTGTAAATTATTTGTCTAAAGATGAAGAATTTTTAAATTTGCAGTAATTATGTATGCTGAATTATTAAACAAAGCGCTAAAAGCTGCGTTACTTTCGGGAGAAATCCTTGTCAAGTATGAGCAGAAGAAAATCAATAGTTCTTCAGGAAAGGATATAAAATTACAAGCAGATATTGATTCTGAAAAAATTTTAATAGACTCCTTAAAAGAAACTAACATAAATATTCTAAGTGAAGAAACTGGTTTACTTGAAATGAATCATAACTCTGATTTATTATGGATTGTAGATCCTTTAGATGGGTCATTAAATTACTCCAGAGATATTCCATTAAATTGCATATCAATTGCGCTTTGGAATAAAAACGAACCCATTTTGGGTGTAATTTATGATTTTAATCACAACAAAATGTATAAAGGAATTGTTGGTGAAGGGGCATTTGTTAATAAAAAGAAAATTCATGTGAGTGATATTTATAAAAAGTCGAATTCTGTTATTACTACAGGATTTCCAGTTTATTTTTCTTTCGAAGATAAAACAATAGTTGATTTTATCAAAACTGTAAAAGAATATAAAAAAATTAGACTTTTAGGATCTGCTGCTTTGTCCTTATCATTAGTTGCTAATGGATCAGTAGAAGCATATAGTGAGCAAAATATTGCTTTTTGGGATGTTGCGGCAGGTATTGCATTAGTAAAAGCAGCTGGAGGAAAGGTAAAATATAAATTTGTTGATATAGAAAAAAAACTTATGAATGTTTTCGTAACAAACAAGTAAAAAAATGATATTAGATCATATTAAAAACATTGAAATCTATAAGGGGGTTTCTGCTGATATTTTTGCAGGACTTCAATTTATTGCAAATGCAAAAACTGAAATTGAATTAGGAACTTACAAAATTAATGAAAGAGTTAAGGCGTTAGTGACAGAGTATTCAACAGTTGCATGTTTTAAAAGAGGATATGAAGCCCACAAATATGTAATTGATATTCAATACCCGATCAGAGGTCTTGAGAGAGTTAAATGGTCACCAATTGATCAAATGGATGTGAATATCCCATATGATGAAGAAAATGACCGTACATTTTATAAAAAACCATCCTTACAAGGAACGAATGTGGATATTGGTAATAGTATCTTTGCAATTATGTTCCCGGAAGATGGTCATAGTCCACAACATTTTATTACAGAATCTGAATTAATTAAGAAAATTACTATTAAGGTATCTATCAATGTTAATCCCTAAAATTAAG includes the following:
- a CDS encoding YhcH/YjgK/YiaL family protein; its protein translation is MILDHIKNIEIYKGVSADIFAGLQFIANAKTEIELGTYKINERVKALVTEYSTVACFKRGYEAHKYVIDIQYPIRGLERVKWSPIDQMDVNIPYDEENDRTFYKKPSLQGTNVDIGNSIFAIMFPEDGHSPQHFITESELIKKITIKVSINVNP
- a CDS encoding EpsG family protein, translating into MLVTFVVGVVVVFLAYLVSLTRNPRYLFVSFIILFFYLALRYDFGNDYMNYYNIFDDIKRSNWSEVYRLANVNQFGQTMEFGYIYLNKVFSSFTNFYFFIAFQSFIFCIVYYQLIVKHVNYKYLWLSLFILIFHTSLLVRNISGLRQALAIFSFIYAIQYLINRDILRYSLFIIIAILFHYSAVLLFPLYFVISNKRISRTEPIIYLGLYFIVLFFGEILLTPIEYIVINFLPKYNFYIQDKEANTISSGFGLIANTILYVIILFKAKKDNPADRVFYRLAAVFMIISPISLIIINLARLSLYFAPALIVVIPNMMIKRSSILIKRVALVMAIFLYMLGAYRHYTGEITVEKNYHYKTILSSI
- a CDS encoding inositol monophosphatase translates to MYAELLNKALKAALLSGEILVKYEQKKINSSSGKDIKLQADIDSEKILIDSLKETNINILSEETGLLEMNHNSDLLWIVDPLDGSLNYSRDIPLNCISIALWNKNEPILGVIYDFNHNKMYKGIVGEGAFVNKKKIHVSDIYKKSNSVITTGFPVYFSFEDKTIVDFIKTVKEYKKIRLLGSAALSLSLVANGSVEAYSEQNIAFWDVAAGIALVKAAGGKVKYKFVDIEKKLMNVFVTNK
- a CDS encoding phosphoglycerate dehydrogenase, which gives rise to MGEVGPQPFDILKENGFEIINNPYGRKLTEDEVIELAQGCVGIVAGVEPLTPRVMDALPDLKCISRVGVGMDNVDIEYAKQKGIMVVNTPDGPTRGVAELTLGMTLSLLRRIPQADAAIKNKQWKKQIGNLIYEKQVGVIGLGRIGKMVAGLFRGIGNPVIGFDLYPDEQWATENSVNLNSFENVLKMADIITLHIPGNKDKSPVIGRKELSMMKKGAFIINISRGGVVDEEALYDALKNGHLAGAAIDVFTKEPYNGSLCDLDNVVLTPHLGSYAREGKLQMEIDAVLNLINVLKQY
- a CDS encoding Gfo/Idh/MocA family oxidoreductase, which encodes MDNYKVGIIGYGRMGRIRHQAIDEVGGAEVIAISEPSIGNSFKAIPNLTHDEIIHHPDINSIIICTPNFLNQKLTIQSLLAGKNVFCEKPPCFTAKEMKEVIQAEKKSGGKLMYGFNHRHHDSIMNMKEIIQNKEYGRVLWMRGRYGKSVTGDYFNEWRAKKELAGGGILIDQGIHMLDLFLYLGGDFDSVKAEVSNLFWNLEVEDNAFAILKNKKTGMVASLHSTMTQWRHLFSLEIFMEKGYMVLNGLITSTMSYGEEVLSIAKNRSTAPAATWKDEIKTQYSNNNSWRYEMEHFFNAIKNDTNIEIGNSTDALKLMKIIDKIYEQKDF
- a CDS encoding glycosyltransferase; its protein translation is MKIGFNINISFPSGGATTNRVFTLAKGLEEQGNIIKVYCLRPTENKNNRLNKNKKGNYNNINYHYTPFSIFRSKNKFIRGIWVFSGFLNFLFLFLYDSRKMKYDYIISSTSNIVSNLVIKTMCKLTKTKFILAIDEYPHVVRTPRKYPNWFNKFYIKWFHLFFDAYIVMTSVLIKYYKQYSKLEAAFIHVPMTVEMERFEKKPSIPSELVNIKYIAYCGSLGQNDKDGVPILIKAFAKVKEKLNNEERNLKLVIIGSVSSEKDRIKEDELKQLVSELGVKNDVIFTGKIHKDEMPNYLCNAYALCLARPNNIQAQGGFPTKLGEYLATGNPVVVTSVGEIPVYLDEKSAYIAEPDSVEDFANKLYKCLGDPEASIIGEKGKEIANKNFNYKTQGFNLHNFLLKLNK
- a CDS encoding SIS domain-containing protein; this encodes MDRTNTLKLFFEDYRTRLNRLLDLVDMNELEKVINIMVKTFKSGNTLYVCGNGGSAATASHIQADFSFFVRYFTKFRPKVRALTDNIPMITAVGNDTTFDDIFTEQLKGHFQKGDAIICISASGNSENVVRAAQYANEHGGTSIGFIGFTGGKLKEVCSCSLYTENPKGDYGPIEDLHMIYDHLIVNYLSKDEEFLNLQ